Proteins encoded by one window of Halobaculum halobium:
- a CDS encoding peroxiredoxin gives MSTETPQATTMPLIGDEFPELEVETTHGSISLPDDYEGEWIVLFSHPGDFTPVCTTEFTAFEERREEFEARDANLVGLSVDRVHSHHKWTEWIADELDVDIDFPIIADEGGTVGERLGMLHPGGGSATIRAVFVVDPKGIVRQILYYPKEIGRNIDEILRSLDALQTSDEEGVATPADWPNNDLFDDRVLLPPPSTVDGIASRESIADEDGVELYDWWFTLRDLDS, from the coding sequence ATGTCGACAGAGACACCGCAAGCGACGACGATGCCGCTGATCGGAGACGAGTTCCCGGAACTCGAGGTCGAGACGACACACGGGTCGATCTCGCTTCCGGACGACTACGAGGGCGAGTGGATCGTCCTGTTCAGTCACCCGGGCGACTTCACCCCCGTGTGCACGACGGAGTTCACGGCCTTCGAGGAGCGCCGCGAGGAGTTCGAGGCCCGTGATGCGAACTTGGTCGGTCTGTCGGTCGACCGCGTCCACTCCCACCACAAGTGGACCGAATGGATCGCCGACGAACTCGACGTGGATATCGACTTCCCGATCATCGCCGACGAGGGCGGCACCGTCGGCGAGCGACTCGGCATGCTCCATCCGGGTGGCGGGTCCGCAACTATCCGCGCCGTGTTCGTCGTCGACCCGAAGGGGATCGTCCGACAGATCCTGTACTACCCCAAGGAGATCGGGCGGAACATCGACGAGATCCTTCGCTCCCTCGACGCCCTGCAGACGAGCGACGAGGAGGGCGTCGCCACGCCGGCCGATTGGCCGAACAACGACCTCTTCGACGATCGCGTGCTCCTCCCGCCGCCCAGCACCGTCGACGGGATCGCCTCGCGCGAGTCGATCGCGGACGAAGACGGGGTCGAGCTGTACGACTGGTGGTTCACGCTGCGAGACCTGGATTCGTAA
- a CDS encoding FecCD family ABC transporter permease: MAGEAGKAGGPVHEVESALSWIDTSLLTVIAASTAVVVLSGLVQVSFGTFTMSITTAWASVFDPLVWTNPQVLLRLFLGEGFGNAVASALGISTAAVDLPKETLIVWQIRMPRVLVGVIVGANLAVSGAVFQAVTRNELASPFILGVSSGAGLAILLTLIVFSGLTTLLPLIAAGGGAVAFLLVYAIAWKGGTNPVRLVLAGVIVSTVFGSLQTGLFFFADDLGVVQSAIAWTTGSLTGVDWEQVRMGLPWTLVAVPLTLVGARQLNVLLLGERTARSLGMSVERVRFALSAVAVLAAGTAIAVAGIVGFVGLIVPHMVRQLVGSDYKRLVVASVFAGPALVTLADVGARLALSPAQLPVGIVTGLIGGPYFLYLMRKQDGLGDL, translated from the coding sequence GTGGCAGGTGAGGCCGGAAAGGCCGGTGGACCGGTCCACGAGGTGGAGAGTGCGCTCTCGTGGATCGACACGTCGCTCCTGACAGTCATCGCCGCGAGCACGGCGGTCGTGGTTCTGTCCGGGCTCGTGCAGGTGAGCTTCGGCACGTTCACGATGTCGATCACGACCGCGTGGGCCTCGGTGTTCGATCCCTTGGTGTGGACGAACCCGCAAGTGCTGTTGCGGCTGTTCCTCGGCGAGGGGTTCGGTAACGCGGTCGCGAGCGCGCTCGGGATCTCCACCGCCGCCGTCGACCTCCCGAAAGAGACGCTCATCGTCTGGCAGATCCGGATGCCGCGGGTGCTCGTCGGCGTCATCGTCGGCGCGAACCTCGCGGTCTCGGGCGCCGTGTTCCAGGCCGTGACGCGGAACGAACTCGCGTCCCCGTTCATCCTCGGCGTCTCCTCCGGCGCCGGGCTGGCGATCCTGTTGACGCTGATAGTCTTCTCTGGGCTGACGACGCTCCTCCCGCTCATCGCCGCCGGTGGCGGCGCGGTGGCGTTCCTGCTCGTGTACGCGATCGCGTGGAAGGGCGGGACGAACCCCGTTCGGCTCGTACTCGCGGGGGTCATCGTCTCGACGGTGTTCGGCTCGCTCCAGACGGGGCTGTTCTTTTTCGCCGACGACCTCGGCGTCGTTCAGTCCGCCATCGCGTGGACGACCGGCTCGCTGACGGGCGTCGACTGGGAGCAGGTGCGGATGGGGCTCCCGTGGACGCTCGTCGCGGTCCCCCTCACGCTCGTCGGCGCCAGACAGCTGAACGTCCTGCTGCTCGGTGAGCGCACCGCGCGTTCGCTCGGCATGTCGGTCGAGCGCGTCCGCTTCGCGCTGTCTGCGGTCGCGGTGCTCGCGGCGGGAACGGCGATCGCCGTCGCCGGCATCGTCGGCTTCGTGGGGCTCATCGTGCCGCACATGGTCCGCCAACTCGTCGGCTCCGACTACAAGCGCCTCGTCGTCGCGAGCGTCTTCGCCGGGCCGGCGCTGGTTACGCTCGCGGACGTGGGCGCCCGGCTCGCCCTGTCGCCGGCACAGCTCCCGGTCGGTATCGTCACCGGACTCATCGGCGGTCCGTACTTCCTGTACCTGATGCGCAAGCAGGACGGGCTGGGGGACCTATGA
- a CDS encoding FAD-binding protein, producing MSDTTLDTDADYDALIVGGGVAGLTAATFLARADLATLVVAGDESILRRNAHLENVPGFPAGVNPRLFADMLREQAERNGAEIKTGLVEGVTGEEGAFTAAVDDGTAVTAARVVAASWADADYLDGLGVEVRDAGSKRYVAEHALGRTAVDGVYAAGRIAERYHQAVVTAGHGAEAAITLLHDAEVPFYHDWVVPEGYFTDRGREVPPGCAEISGTERQRRAAESRETMREFFAEEHPDRQRTHPSLVDDDLGRVDDEWYEDGGGGGTSDGGGGSTDGDS from the coding sequence ATGAGCGACACGACGCTCGACACCGACGCCGACTACGACGCGCTCATCGTGGGCGGCGGCGTCGCAGGCCTCACCGCGGCGACGTTCCTCGCGCGCGCAGACCTCGCGACGCTCGTCGTCGCCGGCGACGAGTCGATTCTCCGGCGCAACGCGCACCTGGAGAACGTTCCTGGCTTCCCGGCGGGTGTGAACCCCAGGCTGTTCGCCGACATGCTCCGCGAGCAGGCCGAGCGCAACGGCGCCGAGATCAAGACCGGGCTCGTCGAGGGCGTCACCGGCGAGGAGGGCGCGTTCACAGCCGCCGTCGACGATGGAACCGCGGTCACGGCCGCGCGCGTCGTCGCCGCCTCGTGGGCGGACGCCGACTACCTCGACGGGCTCGGCGTCGAGGTCCGCGACGCCGGGAGCAAGCGCTACGTCGCAGAGCACGCCCTCGGGCGCACCGCCGTCGACGGCGTGTACGCGGCCGGCCGGATCGCCGAGCGCTATCACCAGGCGGTCGTCACCGCCGGTCACGGCGCCGAGGCGGCGATCACCCTGTTGCACGACGCCGAGGTACCCTTCTATCACGACTGGGTCGTCCCCGAGGGGTACTTCACCGACCGCGGTCGGGAGGTGCCGCCCGGCTGTGCGGAGATCAGCGGCACCGAACGGCAGCGTCGCGCCGCCGAGTCGCGCGAGACGATGCGCGAGTTCTTCGCCGAGGAGCACCCCGACCGCCAGCGTACTCACCCGAGTCTCGTCGACGACGACCTCGGGCGCGTCGACGACGAGTGGTACGAGGACGGCGGTGGCGGCGGGACGAGCGACGGCGGTGGTGGGTCGACCGACGGCGACAGCTGA
- a CDS encoding ABC transporter ATP-binding protein produces the protein MSTEEESAFDVYRDRVDRPLYRLFTEYGLDKWPWLLVGMTANVIARGASLLPPLVLGVAIDAAFTGDQPYTLPLIPAGWLPTTAPDVAQFWFSAWLIVGSFAVTAALTWVYGVAANNFAHRVMHDVRTDSYAKMQDLDMTFFDDKQTGEVMSVLNNDATNLERFLDDALQNSVRLGVMLLGIGIVLFERNSQLALVTLVVVPGMVLFTYWFMKAVEPRYAAQREAVADLNTRLENALGGIQLVKTTGTEDYETSRVEDTSYDYFRKTLAMLRLNYVYRPGMELFAGIAFATTFVVGGLWIVSGTAPGPLTGELRAGTFVTFLFLTQRFVTPLAEVSNIVSQYENAKASCERVFGLQDIPAAVTEAPDAVALDDVQGAIEYDRVDFGYEGEDELVLRDVDFGVDPGETVALVGPTGAGKSTLLKLLMRLYDVDDGAVRIDGHDVREVTLRSLRESVGYVSQDTYLFDGTVAENVRYGRFDANDGAVREAAKAAEAHDFIENLPNGYDTRIGERGVKLSGGQRQRLSIARVVLQDPEVLVLDEATSAVDTETELLIQRSLDRLAADRTTFVIAHRLSTVKDADEVLVLEGGEVVERGGHEELLSADGLYAKLWGVQAGEIESLPEEFVERARRRQAETLPGASTDD, from the coding sequence ATGAGTACCGAGGAGGAGAGCGCCTTCGACGTGTACCGCGACCGCGTCGACCGGCCGCTGTACCGCCTGTTCACCGAGTACGGGCTCGACAAGTGGCCGTGGCTCCTCGTCGGCATGACCGCGAACGTGATCGCCCGCGGCGCGAGCCTGTTGCCGCCGCTGGTTCTTGGCGTCGCCATCGACGCCGCGTTCACCGGCGACCAGCCGTACACGCTGCCGCTGATCCCCGCCGGGTGGCTCCCGACGACCGCGCCCGACGTGGCGCAGTTCTGGTTCTCCGCGTGGCTGATCGTCGGCTCGTTCGCGGTCACCGCGGCGCTGACGTGGGTGTACGGCGTCGCCGCGAACAACTTCGCCCACCGCGTCATGCACGACGTTCGGACCGACTCCTACGCGAAGATGCAGGACCTGGACATGACGTTCTTCGACGACAAGCAGACCGGGGAGGTCATGTCGGTCCTCAACAACGACGCGACGAACCTCGAGCGCTTCCTCGACGACGCGCTCCAGAACTCCGTGCGCCTCGGGGTGATGCTGTTGGGGATCGGAATCGTCCTGTTCGAGCGCAACAGCCAGTTGGCGCTCGTCACCCTCGTCGTCGTGCCGGGGATGGTGCTGTTCACCTACTGGTTCATGAAGGCGGTCGAGCCCCGGTACGCGGCCCAGCGCGAGGCCGTCGCCGACCTCAACACCCGGCTGGAGAACGCCCTGGGGGGTATCCAGTTGGTGAAGACCACGGGGACCGAGGACTACGAGACGAGCCGCGTCGAGGACACATCCTACGACTACTTCCGCAAGACGCTCGCGATGCTCCGGCTCAACTACGTGTACCGCCCCGGGATGGAGCTGTTCGCCGGAATCGCGTTCGCGACGACGTTCGTGGTCGGCGGGCTGTGGATCGTCTCCGGCACCGCACCGGGGCCGCTGACTGGCGAGCTTCGGGCGGGGACGTTCGTCACGTTCCTGTTTCTCACCCAGCGGTTCGTCACGCCGCTGGCCGAGGTGTCGAACATCGTCTCGCAGTACGAGAACGCCAAGGCCTCCTGCGAGCGCGTGTTCGGCCTGCAGGACATCCCCGCGGCGGTCACGGAGGCGCCCGACGCGGTCGCCCTCGACGACGTGCAAGGTGCGATCGAGTACGACCGCGTCGACTTCGGCTACGAAGGCGAGGACGAACTCGTCCTCCGTGACGTGGACTTCGGCGTCGACCCGGGCGAGACGGTCGCGCTCGTCGGCCCGACTGGCGCCGGGAAGTCGACGCTGTTGAAGCTCCTCATGCGCCTGTACGACGTGGACGACGGCGCGGTCCGGATCGACGGCCACGACGTGCGCGAGGTGACGTTGCGGAGCCTCCGCGAGTCTGTCGGCTACGTCAGCCAGGACACCTACCTCTTCGACGGAACGGTCGCCGAAAACGTCCGCTACGGTCGCTTCGACGCCAACGACGGGGCGGTACGCGAGGCTGCGAAGGCCGCGGAGGCCCACGACTTCATCGAGAACCTCCCGAACGGGTACGACACCCGGATCGGCGAGCGCGGCGTGAAGCTGTCGGGCGGCCAGCGCCAACGCCTGTCCATCGCTCGGGTCGTCCTCCAAGACCCCGAGGTCCTCGTGCTCGACGAGGCGACCTCCGCGGTCGACACGGAGACCGAACTGCTGATCCAGCGGAGCCTCGACCGACTCGCGGCGGACCGGACGACGTTCGTCATCGCGCACCGCCTCTCGACGGTGAAGGACGCAGACGAGGTGCTCGTGCTGGAGGGCGGCGAGGTCGTCGAGCGCGGCGGCCACGAGGAGCTGCTCTCGGCCGACGGGCTGTACGCCAAACTGTGGGGGGTGCAGGCCGGCGAGATCGAGTCGCTGCCGGAGGAGTTCGTCGAGCGCGCCCGCAGGCGACAGGCGGAGACGCTCCCGGGAGCGTCTACCGACGACTGA
- a CDS encoding SRPBCC family protein, whose product MDELVVSTDVYVAPEEAYEFLVDLPRYERYSEYLDRVSRTHGDGGPGSRYALRFAWWKLTYTARSEVTDVEPPTRIDWRILKDIRARGSWRIEPFDDLPADAPDDATVGCRVTFEVRFDAESADASSVSLPPLVSFDWVLDKVRGLVTEEAERVVRRAVADLEGRDREVTLVVREDTDAV is encoded by the coding sequence ATGGACGAGCTCGTGGTCTCGACGGACGTGTACGTCGCCCCCGAGGAGGCGTACGAGTTCCTCGTGGACCTCCCGCGCTACGAGCGATACAGCGAGTACCTCGACCGCGTGTCGCGGACGCACGGCGACGGCGGTCCCGGGTCGCGCTACGCGCTCCGGTTCGCGTGGTGGAAGCTGACGTACACCGCCCGTTCGGAGGTGACCGACGTGGAACCGCCGACGCGGATCGACTGGCGGATCCTGAAAGACATTCGAGCGCGCGGCTCGTGGCGGATCGAGCCCTTCGACGATCTGCCGGCAGACGCGCCCGACGACGCGACGGTCGGCTGTCGCGTCACCTTCGAAGTCCGTTTCGACGCCGAGAGCGCGGACGCCTCGTCGGTGTCGCTCCCGCCGCTGGTTTCGTTCGACTGGGTACTCGACAAGGTGAGAGGGCTCGTCACCGAGGAGGCCGAGCGGGTCGTCAGGCGTGCGGTCGCCGATCTCGAGGGGCGCGATCGAGAGGTGACGCTCGTCGTTCGCGAGGACACGGACGCGGTGTAG
- a CDS encoding cation:proton antiporter: MTLVTDALLAAAAGFVLISLVVLYRAVKGPTMQDRVIAVNVVGSNTVVVAALIAAATDTPGALDIALVYALLNFLMSIAISKFTVERGGVL; the protein is encoded by the coding sequence GTGACGCTCGTCACCGACGCGCTACTGGCGGCGGCTGCCGGGTTCGTCCTCATCTCTCTGGTGGTGCTGTACCGTGCGGTCAAGGGCCCGACGATGCAGGACCGCGTCATCGCGGTGAACGTCGTCGGGTCGAACACGGTCGTGGTCGCGGCGCTGATCGCCGCGGCGACCGACACGCCGGGAGCGCTCGACATCGCGCTCGTGTACGCGCTGCTCAACTTCCTGATGAGCATCGCCATCTCGAAGTTCACCGTCGAGCGCGGAGGGGTCCTGTAG
- a CDS encoding GYD domain-containing protein: MPTYTVLANANEAQFQNPQELVSIWGDIRADIERLGGELGESHALVGEYDFQLTFEVTDEEAALQIALAIEGHGLDTETMRAIPIERMGELVEDV, translated from the coding sequence ATGCCTACGTACACCGTGCTCGCGAACGCGAACGAGGCGCAGTTCCAGAACCCGCAGGAACTGGTGTCGATCTGGGGTGATATTCGGGCGGACATCGAGCGACTCGGGGGCGAACTCGGCGAGAGCCACGCGCTCGTCGGGGAGTACGACTTCCAGCTCACGTTCGAGGTCACCGACGAGGAGGCCGCCCTCCAGATCGCGCTCGCCATCGAGGGCCACGGGTTGGACACAGAGACGATGCGCGCGATCCCGATCGAGCGCATGGGCGAACTCGTCGAGGACGTCTGA
- a CDS encoding MnhB domain-containing protein — MSSSSTADGDDEFSVSNGPVRPYVESPIIMATVRIVAPFVFTLGAFIMFHGADSAGGGFQGGVIVGTVILMIAIAFGVGPTRDWLSSSFLTVLVVSGVALFMGIGLAAVAFGGAFLEYTAIPVAHSSKYGIELVEVGIGIIVSGTVVGLFFALAAGHANGDAEEVEE, encoded by the coding sequence ATGAGTTCGTCGTCGACCGCCGACGGTGACGACGAGTTCTCGGTCAGTAACGGCCCGGTCCGTCCGTACGTCGAGAGCCCGATCATCATGGCGACCGTCCGCATCGTCGCGCCGTTCGTGTTCACGCTCGGCGCGTTCATCATGTTCCACGGCGCCGATTCCGCCGGCGGCGGCTTCCAAGGCGGCGTCATCGTCGGGACGGTTATCCTCATGATAGCCATCGCCTTCGGCGTCGGGCCGACCCGCGATTGGCTCTCGTCGTCGTTTCTCACGGTGCTCGTCGTCTCTGGCGTCGCGCTGTTCATGGGTATCGGCCTCGCCGCGGTCGCCTTCGGCGGGGCGTTCCTGGAGTACACGGCGATCCCGGTGGCTCACTCCAGCAAGTACGGTATCGAACTCGTCGAGGTCGGGATCGGGATCATCGTCTCCGGGACCGTCGTCGGCCTGTTCTTCGCGCTGGCTGCGGGCCACGCGAACGGCGATGCCGAGGAGGTGGAGGAGTGA
- a CDS encoding ABC transporter ATP-binding protein: MSADDGAGDSPPLSIRDIALSYGDGEPVIEAERLEVPAGEITALIGPNGSGKSTLLKSMNAELTPDRGAVAFDGRDVEEFETTELARRLGLLSQEHVAPESTTVRELATHGRYPHRGFFEGMREEDYRAVDRAIERAGVEHLADRRVGDLSGGQAQLAWLAMVLAQETDALLLDEPTTFLDLHHQLRVLDAVRELNEDHGITVCVVLHDISQAARFADNLIALRDGEPYEWGPPDEVVTEDLLRDVFGVEAEVGFGPNGPRVTPRRAIDE, encoded by the coding sequence ATGAGCGCGGACGACGGCGCCGGCGATTCGCCGCCGCTGTCGATCCGCGACATCGCCCTCTCGTACGGTGACGGTGAGCCCGTGATCGAGGCCGAGCGCCTGGAGGTACCCGCCGGCGAGATCACCGCGCTAATCGGGCCAAACGGCAGCGGCAAGTCGACGCTCCTGAAGTCGATGAACGCGGAGCTCACCCCGGACCGCGGCGCGGTGGCGTTCGACGGGCGCGACGTCGAGGAGTTCGAGACGACCGAGCTGGCGCGCCGGCTCGGCCTGCTCTCGCAGGAACACGTCGCTCCGGAGTCGACGACGGTGCGCGAACTGGCGACCCACGGACGGTACCCGCACCGCGGCTTCTTCGAGGGGATGCGCGAGGAGGACTACCGTGCGGTCGACCGCGCCATCGAGCGCGCCGGCGTCGAGCACCTCGCCGACCGACGGGTGGGAGACCTCTCGGGCGGGCAGGCCCAGCTCGCGTGGCTCGCGATGGTGCTCGCACAGGAGACGGACGCGCTCCTGCTCGACGAGCCGACCACGTTCCTCGATCTGCATCACCAGCTCCGGGTGCTCGACGCCGTCCGCGAACTGAACGAGGACCACGGGATCACCGTCTGCGTCGTGCTCCACGACATCAGCCAGGCCGCACGCTTCGCGGACAACCTCATCGCGCTGCGTGACGGCGAGCCGTACGAGTGGGGGCCGCCCGACGAGGTCGTCACGGAGGACCTCCTCAGGGACGTGTTCGGCGTCGAGGCCGAGGTCGGCTTCGGCCCGAACGGTCCGCGTGTCACGCCGCGACGGGCGATCGACGAGTGA
- a CDS encoding monovalent cation/H+ antiporter subunit E yields MSPGAVVVPVEESSTLRNTVGYVVRRAVESGEPSTLHFVFPLSSRGTVGDEYDRASDLLDRIEVWVEEDRGENGDRVTVETAVVGADEYLFSPGDYADAIAEYADEHGVREVVLDPEYRPTGSTPLLPALEAEITGTGLDVEEAPVERETQRDRLVRRSGVGQFLLLFALSAGFYLFLAGWSTAPYDLITGAVSAGAVAATLWHISFTGAVDPRRLAAQFGRLSLYAVFLLWEIAKANLQIAYVVLHPSLPIDPKLIEFDADVWSTVPAATLANSITLTPGTLTVDVERRHFTIHSLTAGAREDLLDGKLERAVRFVFYGRSAARRPTPGEREEVEE; encoded by the coding sequence GTGAGTCCCGGGGCCGTGGTTGTCCCGGTCGAGGAGTCGAGCACGCTCCGGAACACGGTTGGGTACGTCGTCCGACGGGCAGTCGAGTCCGGCGAGCCGTCGACGCTGCACTTCGTGTTCCCGCTGTCGAGCCGCGGCACGGTCGGCGACGAATACGACCGCGCGAGCGACCTGCTCGACCGGATCGAGGTGTGGGTCGAGGAGGACCGAGGCGAGAACGGCGACCGCGTGACCGTCGAGACCGCGGTCGTCGGCGCCGACGAGTACCTGTTCAGCCCCGGCGACTACGCCGATGCGATCGCCGAGTACGCGGACGAACACGGCGTTCGGGAGGTCGTGCTCGATCCCGAGTACCGCCCGACCGGCTCGACGCCGCTGCTGCCCGCGCTGGAGGCAGAGATCACCGGAACCGGACTCGACGTCGAGGAGGCCCCGGTCGAGCGCGAGACGCAGCGGGATCGCCTCGTTCGGAGGTCCGGCGTGGGCCAGTTCCTGTTGCTGTTCGCCCTCTCGGCGGGGTTCTACCTGTTCCTCGCCGGCTGGTCGACCGCCCCCTACGACCTCATCACCGGAGCGGTGTCGGCCGGCGCGGTCGCCGCCACGCTGTGGCACATTTCGTTCACCGGCGCGGTCGATCCTCGCCGGCTGGCCGCCCAGTTCGGTCGGCTGTCGCTGTATGCGGTGTTCTTGCTGTGGGAGATCGCGAAGGCGAACCTCCAGATCGCGTACGTGGTGTTGCACCCGTCGCTGCCGATCGACCCGAAGCTGATCGAGTTCGACGCCGACGTGTGGTCGACTGTCCCCGCGGCGACGCTGGCGAACAGCATCACCCTCACGCCCGGGACGCTGACCGTCGACGTCGAGCGCCGCCACTTCACCATCCACTCGCTGACCGCCGGCGCTCGCGAGGACCTGCTTGACGGGAAATTAGAGCGAGCCGTCAGGTTCGTCTTCTACGGCCGGTCGGCGGCCCGTCGCCCGACGCCGGGCGAGCGCGAGGAGGTGGAGGAGTGA
- a CDS encoding ABC transporter substrate-binding protein, translating into MDLDRRTFVGVGASAIATGLAGCAGSDGDGGETESAGGDGSTPATEADATTTAPPTASHTVSMEPVGDVTFDAVPETFSAYESGYADMGIALGKGDDLLAVGNTARFHTDHVAELDGVSVNAEPTQLLGDSFAIDRELFYELDSDVHLIDPQWLINNGFKLEQSDVDGVVDDVGPFVGNTIFRRTDGWHEYRYYTLYEAFEKVAEVFQRTDRYEAVKAVHDDALATVSADLPSADSRPNALLCFGASDEPEQFYPYRLSDRGTNKKQFRDLGITDALSGTGVSGLSTNDRGQIDYETLLSVDPDSILLRGHEGKTEQEFRDTVVSFMQDHDVASELTAVQEGRVFRGGPIYQGPLQHLFNLERFSTLYFPDRFSGELFSRDDLAAAVRGEA; encoded by the coding sequence ATGGACCTGGATCGAAGGACGTTCGTCGGTGTGGGCGCGAGCGCGATAGCCACCGGACTCGCCGGCTGTGCCGGATCCGACGGCGACGGGGGAGAAACTGAGTCGGCCGGGGGCGACGGATCGACGCCGGCCACGGAGGCGGATGCGACGACGACGGCGCCGCCGACCGCCAGCCACACCGTCTCGATGGAACCCGTCGGCGACGTGACGTTCGACGCGGTGCCGGAGACGTTCTCGGCGTACGAGTCGGGATACGCGGACATGGGTATCGCGCTCGGGAAGGGAGACGACCTCCTCGCGGTCGGCAACACCGCGCGCTTCCACACGGACCACGTCGCCGAGTTGGACGGGGTCTCCGTGAACGCGGAGCCCACCCAACTGCTGGGCGACTCGTTCGCCATCGACCGCGAACTGTTCTACGAACTCGACAGCGACGTGCACCTCATCGACCCGCAGTGGCTGATCAACAACGGCTTCAAGCTCGAACAGTCCGACGTGGACGGCGTCGTCGACGACGTCGGGCCGTTCGTCGGCAACACGATCTTCCGCCGGACCGACGGGTGGCACGAGTATCGCTACTACACGCTGTACGAGGCGTTCGAGAAGGTCGCGGAGGTGTTCCAGCGAACCGACCGCTACGAGGCGGTGAAGGCGGTCCACGACGACGCGCTCGCGACGGTGAGTGCGGATCTCCCGAGCGCCGACAGCCGGCCGAACGCGTTGCTGTGCTTCGGCGCGAGCGACGAGCCCGAACAGTTCTACCCGTACCGCCTCTCCGACCGCGGGACCAACAAGAAGCAGTTCCGCGACCTCGGGATCACGGACGCGCTCTCAGGCACCGGCGTCTCCGGGCTCTCGACCAACGACCGCGGGCAGATCGACTACGAGACGTTGCTCTCGGTCGACCCCGACTCCATCCTCCTGCGCGGCCACGAGGGGAAGACCGAACAGGAGTTCCGCGACACCGTCGTCTCGTTCATGCAGGATCACGACGTGGCCTCGGAGCTGACGGCTGTGCAGGAGGGTCGCGTGTTCCGCGGCGGCCCCATCTACCAGGGTCCGCTTCAGCACCTGTTCAACCTCGAACGCTTCTCGACGTTGTACTTCCCCGACCGGTTCTCCGGCGAACTGTTCTCGCGCGACGACCTCGCGGCGGCCGTCCGCGGCGAGGCCTGA
- a CDS encoding DUF4040 domain-containing protein — translation MTPVEWTILAFVLGCALATALLRDVLASIIAFAAYSLGIAVIWLLLRAPDVGLTEAAVGAGVTTVLFLLTIAKTVRPAGDDLFVDIDVAALGVSGLLVGALATTLTALPPVGSSSTPVATSRVTNYYLENAYTETEVENAVTAVLAAYRGFDTLGEAVVVFAALIGLLVVLDREVLA, via the coding sequence GTGACGCCCGTCGAGTGGACGATCCTCGCGTTCGTCCTCGGCTGTGCGCTCGCGACGGCGCTGCTCCGCGACGTACTCGCGTCGATCATCGCGTTCGCAGCCTACAGCCTCGGAATCGCCGTCATCTGGCTGCTGCTTCGCGCGCCGGACGTGGGGCTGACCGAGGCCGCCGTCGGCGCCGGCGTGACGACGGTGCTGTTCCTGTTGACGATCGCGAAAACCGTGAGGCCCGCCGGCGACGACTTGTTCGTCGACATCGACGTGGCGGCCCTTGGAGTCTCCGGACTGCTGGTGGGAGCACTGGCGACGACGCTGACGGCACTCCCGCCGGTCGGCTCGTCGTCGACGCCGGTGGCGACCTCTCGGGTGACGAACTACTACTTGGAGAACGCCTACACCGAGACCGAAGTCGAGAACGCCGTGACCGCGGTGCTCGCGGCCTACCGCGGGTTTGACACGCTCGGGGAGGCGGTCGTCGTCTTCGCCGCGCTCATCGGACTGCTCGTCGTGCTCGACCGGGAGGTGTTGGCATGA
- a CDS encoding cation:proton antiporter subunit C: MIDVLVDRAYFVVAFLLLGIGAHMVIGDRNLVKKVIGLNVFQTGIFLFLIASAYVTGASAPLLSEPGPYVSPLPHVLILTAIVVGVSLTAVALGLIVRIYGEYGTLRADLVAEVNEDE; encoded by the coding sequence GTGATAGACGTGCTCGTCGACCGAGCGTACTTCGTCGTCGCGTTCCTTCTGCTCGGGATCGGCGCCCACATGGTGATCGGCGATCGAAACCTCGTCAAGAAGGTGATCGGACTGAACGTCTTCCAGACGGGGATCTTCCTGTTCCTCATCGCCTCGGCGTACGTGACCGGCGCGTCCGCGCCGCTATTGTCGGAGCCGGGACCGTACGTGAGCCCGCTGCCGCACGTGCTCATCCTGACGGCCATCGTCGTCGGAGTGAGCCTCACCGCGGTGGCGCTGGGACTGATCGTCCGCATCTACGGGGAGTACGGGACGCTCCGCGCGGATCTCGTCGCGGAGGTGAACGAGGATGAGTGA